In one window of Echeneis naucrates chromosome 17, fEcheNa1.1, whole genome shotgun sequence DNA:
- the rab31 gene encoding ras-related protein Rab-31: MAIRELKVCLLGDTGVGKSSIVCRFVQDHFDHNISPTIGASFLTKTVPCGNELHKFLIWDTAGQERFHSLAPMYYRGSAAAVIVYDITKLDSFQTLKKWVKELKEHGPEDIVVAIAGNKNDLGDIREVPMKEAKEFAESIAAIFIETSARNAVNVEELFQKISKQIPPLEHSEVDSNESFKLTRQPAASTRRCC, from the exons ATGGCTATAAGGGAGCTGAAGGTTTGCCTTTTAGGG GACACTGGAGTCGGAAAATCTAGTATTGTTTGCCGATTTGTTCAGGATCATTTTGACCACAACATTAGCCCCACAATAGG AGCATCATTCCTGACCAAGACTGTGCCATGTGGAAATGAATTACACAAATTTCTGATCTGGGATACAGCCGGACAAGAAAGG tttcacTCATTAGCTCCCATGTACTACCgaggatcagctgctgctgtcattgtaTATGACATAACTAAACTG GACTCTTTCCAGACACTGAAGAAGTGGGTGAAGGAGCTGaaggaacatggtccagaggACATTGTTGTAGCCATAGCAGGGAACAAGAATGATTTAGGAGACATCAG GGAAGTTCCTATGAAGGAAGCTAAGGAGTTTGCTGAATCAATTGCAGCTATTTTCATTGAGACTAGTGCCAGGAATGCTGTAAATGTTGAGGAGCTCTTCCAGAAAATCA GTAAACAGATTCCTCCCCTGGAACATTCTGAAGTGGACAGCAATGAGTCCTTCAAACTTACCCGGCAGCCAGCTGCGTCCACCAGGAGATGCTGCTAG
- the vapal gene encoding VAMP (vesicle-associated membrane protein)-associated protein A, like yields the protein MSKLDQILVLDPPSDLRFKGPFTDVVTTNLKLKNPSDRKVCFKVKTTAPRRYCVRPNSGVIDAGASVNISVMLQPFDYDPNEKSKHKFMVQTIFAPSNVSDMDALWKDAKPDDLMDSKLRCVFELPSENDKVNDVETTKVAPVMNSAKADPAAATVPVSAPLDDSEMKKVQEKCKRLQAEMSKLVEENRQLKEDGIRMRKVPRSEHMTSNSTSFLGREATTASLPSLLVVIAAIFIGFFLGKFIL from the exons atgtcaaagttgGATCAGATCCTCGTGCTCGACCCCCCCTCCGACCTCAGATTCAAAG GTCCTTTCACAGATGTAGTCACCACCAACCTCAAGCTGAAGAACCCCTCTGACAGAAAAGTGTGTTTCAAAGTGAAGACGACGGCGCCTCGCAGGTACTGTGTACGGCCCAACAGTGGCGTCATTGATGCCGGAGCTTCTGTCAACATCTCTG tCATGCTGCAGCCTTTTGACTATGACCCCAATgagaaaagtaaacacaaatttATGGTGCAGACAATTTTTGCCCCATCAAATGTTTCTGACATGGATGCACTG TGGAAAGATGCGAAACCCGATGATCTCATGGATTCCAAGCTGAGATGTGTCTTCGAGCTGCCTTCTGAAAACGATAAAGTG AATGATGTGGAGACGACCAAAGTGGCCCCGGTGATGAACTCTGCGAAGGCCGACCCGGCAGCAGCCACGGTGCCTGTTTCTGCTCCACTGGACGACTCGGAGATGAAGAAGGTGCAGGAGAAATGCAAGAGGCTGCAAGCTGAGATGAGCAAGCTGGTTGAGGAGAACCGGCAACTAAAG GAGGATGGCATTAGAATGAGGAAGGTACCCCGCTCAGAGCACATGACATCAAACTCAACCAGCTTCCTCGGCCGGGAAGCCACCACCGCCTCCCTGCCCTCTCTTCTCGTTGTCATAGCAGCCATCTTCATCGGTTTCTTCTTAGGGAAGTTCATCTTGTAG